A single genomic interval of Aphidius gifuensis isolate YNYX2018 linkage group LG6, ASM1490517v1, whole genome shotgun sequence harbors:
- the LOC122858957 gene encoding esterase FE4-like has product MKMDRTKYAPVSLTIDDSCPENLQDKVTNKIRKFYFGDEDITRSTKTELINMYSDAWFNVGTCESVKTHYKKFSSPVYFYHFAYRGRYSVSNVYDIFGEYGVSHADELQYLFSFNIRFFFDLIKLPVATEDLNVAHFMTNLWYNFAKTGNPTPEITEKIPVKWLPVQSEELEYFDIKSSTSFEMLKNFQSDRIAFWNSIPHRANIVPFLNDAKDEL; this is encoded by the exons ATGAAAATGGACAGGACAAAGTATGCACCAGTGTCTTTGACAATTGATGATAGTTGTCCCGAAAATCTTCAAGACaaagtaacaaataaaattcgtaaattttattttggcgATGAGGATATTACTCGATCAACAAAAACAGAGTTAATAAAT ATGTATTCCGATGCATGGTTTAATGTTGGAACTTGTGAATCAGTTAAAactcattataaaaaattttcaagtccagtatatttttatcattttgcaTACAGAGGAAGATACTCTGTCTCAAATGTATATGATATTTTTGGAGAATATGGAGTTAGTCATGCAGATGaacttcaatatttattttcatttaatataagatttttttttgatcttaTAAAACTTCCTGTAGCCACTGAAGATTTAAATGTTGCTCATTTTATGACAAATTTGTGGTATAACTTTGCAAAAACTgg aAATCCTACACCAgaaataacagaaaaaatacCAGTTAAATGGCTACCAGTACAAAGTGAAgaacttgaatattttgatattaaaagttCAACAAGTTtcgaaatgttaaaaaattttcaaagtgaTAGAATTGCATTTTGGAATAGCATTCCTCATCGTGCAAATATTGttccatttttaaatgatgcCAAAGatgaattgtaa
- the LOC122859695 gene encoding juvenile hormone esterase-like gives MGTKFAVTLFFIASGLCFLFTVASSPPIVNIKNGTIEGTEITTDSGRNIFSFQGIPYALPPIGKLRFEVPQPANAWTNVLIANKDAEVCIQRDFILSRDIIGSENCLYLNVYTPKLPNSQNQDVDEKYPVMFWIHGGAFIQGSSDSNIYGPGYLLDYNTVLVTINYRLGPMGFLSTEDTILPGNLGMKDQVQALRWVNENIDKFGGDPNCVTIFGESAGGVSTHYHMISPLSKGLFHRAISQSGTIHSSWTLYRPGSAKKHAKRLGEMMNCPTNNSVEFVDCMRNIDAKNIIETDDNFKVLGIDPLITFKLSIEPDHSGAFLTKEPTELIEKGQINDVPWLTGLNSHEGSLRVMTLFSNDERDSLTKLNENGQDKMYSDAWFNVGTCESVKTHYKKFSSPVYFYHFAYRGRYSVSNVYDIFGEYGVSHADELQYLFSFNIRFFFDLIKLPVATEDLNVAHFMTNLWYNFAKTGNPTPEITEKIPVKWLPVQSEELEYFDIKSSTSFEMLKNFQSDRIAFWNSIPHRANIVPFLNDAKDELVTIKNGTLQGSIITTRNGRQIFAFQGIPYARPPIGDLRFELPQPADSWKDVYIAQKDADICVQKDIFDNGKMSGSEDCLYINVYTPKLMIDKNENELYPVMVWYHGGGFYCGSGYSKLYGPKYLLDHNVVLIRTIGFLSTEDMILPGNLGLKDQVQALRWVNENIAAFGGDPNSVTIFGESAGGASAHYHMISPMSKGLFHRAISQSGTIHCPWALHQPGQAKEKAIRLGSLLNCPTTNSIELVNCLRKINAIDIIEMQEKMSIWSIDPVIPFRPVIEPNHPSAFLKEDPNESLENGNINDVPWLTGINAHEGAIRAIHYFHNNKKDFISELNEKWSELAPMILLYEHTCPKNLQAKVTSKIREFYFGNKIINENSKSDLINMYTDGWFGVPASRSIKTHLKKFSNPVYFYYFSYKGRYSVSNIYTLFQDYGVCHGDELQYIFPIDIKFFFELFGLPISTEDNNMIDIMTQLWYNFAKTGNPTPDVTKENPVKWLSVQTDKLEYLEIKNSMDIKMSENLNKERMTFWDNTLYQMNFNQSYDHIDSEDIKDEL, from the exons ATGGGTACAAAGTTTGCGgtgactcttttttttattgcaagcggtttgtgttttttattcactgtagcatcatcaccaccaattgtaaacattaaaaatggTACAATTGAAGGCACAGAAATTACAACCGACAGTggaagaaatatattttcatttcaaggTATTCCATATGCACTTCCACCAATTGGAAAATTACGTTTTGag GTACCACAACCAGCTAATGCATGGACAAATGTCCTTATCGCAAATAAAGATGCAGAAGTATGTATTCAACGTGATTTTATATTGAGCAGAGATATTATTGGTTCAGAAAATTGTCTTTATCTAAATGTTTACACTCCAAAATTGCCGAATTCACAAAATCAagatgttgatgaaaaatatccaGTTATGTTTTGGATACATGGAGGAGCATTTATTCAGGGATCAAGcgattcaaatatttatggaCCTGGTTATCTTCTTGACTACAATACTGTACTTGTTACCATCAATTACAg ACTTGGACCAATGGGTTTTTTAAGTACCGAAGATACAATTTTACCTGGTAATTTAGGAATGAAAGACCAAGTCCAAGCATTgag atgggTCAATGagaatattgataaatttggtGGTGATCCAAATTGTGTCACAATATTTGGTGAAAGTGCTGGTGGAGTTTCTACTCATTATCACATGATAAGTCCTCTTTCTAaag gaCTATTTCATCGAGCAATATCACAAAGTGGAACAATTCATTCTTCATGGACATTATATAGACCTGGATCGGCAAAAAAACATGCTAAACGTTTAGGTGAAATGATGAATTGTCCAACTAATAATTCAGTGGAGTTTGTTGATTGCATGCGTAACATTGATGCAAAAAACATTATTGAaactgatgataattttaag GTTCTCGGAATCGATCCTTTGATCACATTTAAACTATCAATTGAGCCTGATCATTCAGGTGcttttttaacaaaagaaCCAActgaattaattgaaaaaggtCAAATAAATGATGTTCCTTGGTTAACTGGATTGAATTCTCACGAAGGTTCACTCAGAGTAATGACTTTATTTAGCAATGATGAAAGGGACTCGTTAACTAAGCTCAATGAAAATGGACAGGACAAA ATGTATTCCGATGCATGGTTTAATGTTGGAACTTGTGAATCAGTTAAAactcattataaaaaattttcaagtccagtatatttttatcattttgcaTACAGAGGAAGATACTCTGTCTCAAATGTATATGATATTTTTGGAGAATATGGAGTTAGTCATGCAGATGaacttcaatatttattttcatttaatataagatttttttttgatcttaTAAAACTTCCTGTAGCCACTGAAGATTTAAATGTTGCTCATTTTATGACAAATTTGTGGTATAACTTTGCAAAAACTgg aAATCCTACACCAgaaataacagaaaaaatacCAGTTAAATGGCTACCAGTACAAAGTGAAgaacttgaatattttgatattaaaagttCAACAAGTTtcgaaatgttaaaaaattttcaaagtgaTAGAATTGCATTTTGGAATAGCATTCCTCATCGTGCAAATATTGttccatttttaaatgatgcCAAAGatgaatt AGTAACGATTAAAAATGGAACACTCCAAGgatcaataataacaacaagaaATGGAAGACAAATATTTGCCTTTCAAGGTATACCATATGCACGTCCACCAATTGGTGATTTACGTTTTGAG cTACCACAACCAGCTGATTCATGGAAAGATGTATATATTGCTCAAAAAGATGCAGACATTTGTGTTCAAAAAGACATTTTTGATAATGGAAAAATGAGTGGATCAGAGGACTGTCtttatataaatgtgtatACTCCAAAATTGATGAtcgataaaaatgaaaatgaactTTACCCAGTGATGGTCTGGTACCATGGTGGCGGATTTTACTGTGGCTCTGGTTACTCAAAACTTTATGGTCCAAAATATCTTCTTGATCATAATGTTGTCCTG attaGGACCATTGGTTTTCTCAGTACTGAAGATATGATACTACCTGGTAATTTAGGATTGAAAGATCAAGTACAAGCATTAAg ATGggtcaatgaaaatattgcagCATTTGGTGGTGATCCAAATAGTGTTACAATATTTGGAGAAAGTGCTGGTGGTGCTAGTGCTCATTATCACATGATAAGTCCTATGTCAAAag gaCTTTTTCATCGTGCAATATCACAAAGTGGAACTATTCATTGTCCATGGGCTTTACATCAACCAGGTCAAGCCAAAGAAAAAGCTATACGTTTAGGTAGCTTGTTAAATTGTCCAACAACCAATTCAATTGAACTTGTTAAttgtttaagaaaaataaatgcaattgatattattgaaatgcAAGAAAAAATGTCAATATGGTCAATTGATCCAGTCATTCCATTTAGACCAGTTATTGAGCCAAATCATCCAAGTGCATTTTTAAAAGAGGATCCAAATGAGTCATTGGAAAATGGAAATATCAATGATGTACCTTGGCTTACTGGAATTAATGCACACGAAGGTGCAATAAGAGCtatacattattttcataataataaaaaagattttatttctgaattaaatgaaaaatggtCTGAACTTGCACCAATGATTTTACTCTATGAACATACTTGtccaaaaaatttacaagccAAAGTAACAAGTAAAATTcgtgaattttattttggtaataaaattatcaatgaaaattctaaatctgatttgataaat atGTATACTGATGGTTGGTTTGGAGTACCAGCTTCCAGATCTATCAAGACacatcttaaaaaattttctaatcctgtttatttttattatttttcatacaaagGAAGGTACTCtgtatcaaatatatatactttatttcAAGATTATGGAGTCTGTCATGGTGATGAACTTCAGTATATATTTccaattgatataaaatttttctttgaattattTGGATTACCAATAAGCACAgaagataataatatgattGATATTATGACTCAGCTATGGTACAACTTTGCAAAAACTGG aAATCCAACACCTGATGTTACAAAGGAAAATCCAGTAAAATGGCTATCAGTACAAACTGATAAATTAGAGtatcttgaaattaaaaattcaatggatATAAAAATGTCAGAAAATCTTAATAAAGAAAGAATGACATTCTGGGATAACACATTgtatcaaatgaattttaatcaatCCTATGATCACATAGACTCTGAAGATATCAAagatgaattataa